From a single Leptidea sinapis chromosome 19, ilLepSina1.1, whole genome shotgun sequence genomic region:
- the LOC126970026 gene encoding kxDL motif-containing protein CG10681, translated as MANETPESDFSIECFQNYSAPEVFVQGLAGIVDQSDVEMIIRAQKTMLQRFEKTTEMLTNCNQLSASRFRAASTEFKKHTQLLLDMKKDLEYIFKKIRAIKTKLSTQYPEAYKIAIEAAAAKQKPSEDIEEAKISASRTQPKMVTTVSTETLKPSTSEEGKKAKRREKERSEVKKTNSSSSETESASSGDDSSSDTG; from the exons ATGGCAAACGAAACACCAGAGAGCGATTTTTCAATagaatgttttcaaaattattccGCCCCGGAAGTTTTTGTACAAGGTCTTGCTGGTATAGTAGACCAAAGCGATGTGGAAATGATCATTCGTGCACAGAAGACCAT GCTGCAAAGATTTGAGAAAACCACAGAAATGTTAACAAACTGTAACCAATTGTCAGCCAGTAGGTTCCGGGCTGCATCTACTGAATTTAAGAAACATACACAACTGCTTCTTGACATGAAAAAAGATCTTgaatatatattcaaaaaaataagggccattaaaactaaattgag TACACAGTACCCAGAAGCATACAAAATAGCAATAGAAGCAGCAGCAGCTAAACAAAAACCGTCAGAAGACATAGAGGAAGCAAAAATATCAGCATCAAGAACACAGCCTAAAATGGTAACGACTGTGTCCACAGAAACACTAAAACCATCAACAAGTGAAGAAGGCAAAAAGGCAAAACGGAGAGAAAAAGAAAGAAGTGAGGTCAAGAAGACAAACAGCAGTTCATCGGAGACAGAGAGTGCCAGTTCTGGTGATGATAGCAGTTCTGATACAGGTTGA
- the LOC126970007 gene encoding uncharacterized protein LOC126970007 has protein sequence MKSENSVYSFNSNFIHDLIAKNFKLRFTLLSCNAIIGVGCVNMILKIIILCFLYIKIINAFEYRNLKDNQLLSFVKELNHDQNLETLDTPENMDTNYREIMSSLMAEICKKCKECDCNKDIGLRHGKLGLSIATGVEKIIDEIEELLEKGKNNSLDNNMLSADNVYTDRYTLTKFNDTRNNLRQGSIEGRYIKKWPFLNAVISKLGDINIVVSNNNNNNNNNNRLATKRKPNEPFITIEEFVTLRKPALKYLRKKIINYIKGNNINMQDIHMTKKMKTQIKALKLKYGPKYNKENVITKDVISIIDGQTRTAKMYPVTKNTNVLNDIYIPYWMFYSILHYKEEYLRSRLIPLTSQQKVRMENKIRSQKHYLKPKKKLNLQLIPKVSLRRNTDPNFNKYGVPFALDIQGLGQLNY, from the coding sequence atgaaatccgAAAACAGCGTTTATAGCTTCAATTCTAATTTCATACATGATTTAATAGCAAAGAATTTTAAATTGCGATTCACACTACTGAGCTGTAATGCCATAATTGGAGTTGGCTGTGTAAATATGATTctgaaaatcattattttatgctttttgtacataaaaattatcaatGCTTTTGAATACAGAAACTTGAAAGATAATCAACTGTTGAGCTTTGTGAAAGAATTGAATCATGATCAAAATCTTGAAACATTGGATACACCTGAAAATATGGACACAAACTATAGAGAGATTATGAGTTCACTCATGGCTGAAATATGCAAAAAGTGTAAAGAATGTGATTGCAACAAAGATATTGGATTAAGGCATGGAAAACTAGGTTTGAGCATCGCTACAGGTGTTGAAAAAATTATTGACGAAATTGAAGAACTTCTTGAGAAAGGCAAAAACAATAGTTTGGACAATAATATGCTTAGCGCTGATAATGTTTATACTGATCGATATAccttaacaaaatttaatgatacCAGAAATAATCTCAGACAAGGTAGCATTGAAGGTAGGTACATAAAAAAGTGGCCATTTTTAAATGCTGTCATTTCAAAATTAGGGGATATAAATATTGTAGTAtctaataataacaacaataataataataataatcgccTAGCAACCAAGAGGAAACCAAACGAGCCGTTCATTACTATAGAGGAGTTTGTTACTTTGCGTAAACCGGCCCTGAAATATCTTAGaaaaaagattattaattatattaaaggcAATAACATCAATATGCAGGATATTCATATGACTAAGAAGATGAAAACCCAAATCAAAgctcttaaattaaaatatggaccaaaatataataaagagaatGTTATTACAAAAGATGTCATTAGTATAATAGATGGCCAAACGCGTACCGCGAAAATGTATCCTGTCACGAAAAACACAAATGTCTTAAATGATATATACATACCGTACTGGATGTTTTACagtatattacattataaagaaGAGTATTTAAGATCACGCCTTATTCCCTTGACTTCACAGCAAAAGGTACGAATGGAAAATAAAATACGCTCGCAAAAGCATTACTTAAAAccgaaaaagaaattaaatttacaattaataccAAAAGTATCTTTGCGAAGGAATACTGAccctaattttaataaatatggtGTACCATTCGCACTAGATATACAAGGGCTTGgccaattaaattattaa